From one Xiphophorus hellerii strain 12219 chromosome 18, Xiphophorus_hellerii-4.1, whole genome shotgun sequence genomic stretch:
- the mrps22 gene encoding small ribosomal subunit protein mS22 has protein sequence MAALGTARCLFQSFYRVKDVQRIKKTLLRCSARTFCDETSENAPRAGAKPRFTDAAVQDVLSRITGLDLQKVFRPIKQELKPPTYKLMTDDQLEQAIQVATEEAKKQLQMPPVLPERKPINDVLAVDEILDGMDTAKYVFTDITYNIPHRERFIVVREPDGTLRKATWEERDRFVQVYFPKQGRKLMPHVLFKEENLKTVFSQDRHEDVLNLCLVQFEPDSADYIRVHEATYEDLEKNGKYNLLRSTRHFGGLAWYLVNARRVDGLIVDMLRRDMLQDAISLVSLFYMVHPHSESAQEAAGQQATGTDLLKIYSLKESQRSGYIDLALQAYEEKAAEGSAS, from the exons atggcggcgctCGGCACAGCGCGTTGCTTATTTCAGAGCTTTTATCGGGTTAAAGATGTACAGAGGATCAAGAAAACATTGCTCAGATGCAGCgcgagaacgttttgtgatgaaacaagtgaaaatg CACCAAGAGCTGGTGCAAAGCCCCGGTTCACAGATGCAGCTGTGCAGGACGTCCTCAGCAGGATAACTGGACTGGACCTGCAGAAAGTCTTCCGACCCATTAAACAAGAACTGAAACCGCCCACCTATAAACTTATGACGGATGACCAGCTGGAACAG GCTATTCAGGTTGCCACAGAAGAAGCAAAGAAGCAGCTACAGATGCCCCCCGTACTTCCAGAGAGGAAGCCCATCAACGACGTCCTGGCTGTGGATGAGATCCTGGATGGCATGGACACAGCCAAATATGTTTTCACTGACATCACCTACAACATCCCACACAGG GAGAGGTTCATAGTTGTACGAGAGCCTGATGGGACTCTTAGGAAGGCGACTTGGGAGGAGAGAGATCGTTTCGTTCAGGTCTATTTCCCCAAGCAGGGCCGGAAGCTGATGCCACATGTCCTCTTCAAAGAAGAGAACCTGAAG ACTGTGTTCTCCCAGGACCGTCATGAGGATGTGTTGAACCTGTGTCTGGTCCAGTTTGAGCCAGATTCTGCAGATTACATAAGA GTGCATGAAGCCACATATGAGGACCTGGAAAAAAACGGCAAATACAATCTTCTGCGATCCACCAGGCACTTTGGAGGCCTGGCTTGGTACCTGGTCAACGCTCGCAGAGTGGACGGACTTATAGTGGACATGTTGAGGAGAGACAT GCTACAAGATGCCATCAGCCTTGTGTCTCTGTTCTATATGGTCCATCCACACAGTGAATCGGCTCAGGAAGCTGCCGGCCAACAGGCCACTGGTACTGACCTACTGAAG